A single genomic interval of uncultured Desulfobulbus sp. harbors:
- a CDS encoding nitroreductase family protein has protein sequence MMQDLIRRTRTVRRYEEERPLEVGLLRNLVDMARLGGSARNAQSLKYGIITEKKQREQLFPLLAWAGYLPHWPGPEEGERPSAYVVCLLDSALQKGPETEAHFDLGIATQNMLLAAAEQGVFGCRIGAFSPAKVQELLKLPEQFKPLLVVALGYPREDVVLEEVGENGDIRYWHDEQGVHHVPKRKLEDMLVDLSTVAQQECRI, from the coding sequence ATGATGCAAGATTTGATTCGACGGACGCGGACTGTTCGCAGGTATGAGGAAGAGAGGCCCCTTGAAGTGGGGTTGTTGCGCAACCTGGTCGACATGGCGCGCTTGGGAGGATCGGCGCGCAATGCACAGTCGTTGAAATATGGAATTATCACCGAGAAAAAGCAGCGAGAGCAGCTCTTCCCACTCCTGGCCTGGGCAGGGTACCTGCCGCATTGGCCGGGGCCGGAGGAGGGGGAACGTCCTTCAGCCTATGTGGTGTGCCTGTTGGATTCGGCCCTGCAGAAAGGACCGGAAACAGAGGCCCATTTTGATTTGGGCATCGCCACCCAAAATATGCTTCTCGCCGCCGCCGAGCAAGGCGTGTTTGGTTGCCGCATAGGAGCCTTTTCCCCGGCAAAGGTGCAGGAGTTGCTCAAGCTGCCGGAGCAGTTCAAACCTCTGCTTGTGGTGGCTCTGGGGTATCCGAGGGAGGACGTGGTCCTGGAAGAGGTCGGAGAGAACGGGGATATTCGTTACTGGCATGATGAGCAGGGCGTGCATCATGTGCCCAAGCGGAAGCTCGAAGACATGCTGGTTGATTTGTCCACTGTTGCACAACAAGAATGCCGAATATAG
- a CDS encoding DnaJ domain-containing protein — MDSYRQHNQPGCGGCLLLIALFALITGGAQGLLNLFGFLIYSGLAGILVLIGAFWAFSYYVKRKVSTYEASQSESHNRFVYLLVNILVKIAQADSHFTRAELSAILNFFQYNLRYNQDQMYWVKQLIKEARDNTTDLRQLLDEFRTSFAYEPRLILLELIYQIIYTKQPPPDNELRMAREIAQLLQISIYDQRTIEAKYMYRQRQQATSAASQEEQYYAVLGLEKGADFAEIKKAYRKLSMQYHPDKVGHLGEEFKKVAEEKMKEINVAYGYFEKKFANR, encoded by the coding sequence TTGGATTCATATCGACAACACAACCAACCCGGATGCGGCGGCTGCCTGCTGCTTATTGCCCTGTTTGCCCTGATCACCGGCGGTGCCCAGGGGCTGCTCAATCTTTTCGGTTTTCTCATTTACTCCGGTCTGGCGGGGATCCTGGTCCTGATCGGCGCCTTTTGGGCCTTCTCCTATTACGTCAAACGCAAGGTTTCGACCTACGAGGCTTCCCAGAGCGAAAGTCATAATCGCTTTGTCTACCTGCTGGTCAATATTCTGGTCAAAATAGCCCAGGCCGACAGTCACTTTACCCGTGCCGAACTGAGCGCGATTCTCAACTTTTTCCAGTACAACCTCCGTTATAACCAGGATCAGATGTATTGGGTCAAGCAGCTGATCAAGGAGGCCCGGGACAATACCACCGACCTGCGTCAACTGCTCGACGAGTTCCGCACCAGCTTTGCCTACGAACCACGGCTGATCCTGCTTGAACTGATCTATCAGATCATCTACACCAAGCAGCCGCCGCCGGACAACGAGCTGCGCATGGCGCGTGAAATCGCCCAGCTGCTGCAGATCTCGATTTATGACCAGCGGACCATCGAGGCCAAGTACATGTACCGTCAGCGGCAGCAGGCTACAAGTGCGGCCAGCCAGGAAGAGCAGTACTACGCGGTGCTCGGTTTGGAGAAGGGGGCGGATTTTGCCGAAATCAAGAAGGCCTACCGCAAGCTGTCGATGCAGTACCATCCGGACAAGGTCGGCCATTTGGGCGAGGAATTCAAGAAGGTTGCGGAAGAGAAGATGAAAGAGATCAACGTCGCCTACGGTTATTTTGAAAAGAAATTCGCGAACCGGTAA
- the ftsY gene encoding signal recognition particle-docking protein FtsY — translation MLGWFKKKFGKKEVEEEVLEHELHAGPRVTELEQELAQPVAESAQVEKHAAPVLDGAEPADEKEFPSFAETGKEEDSAGPEAASVEEESVFSISPKQDIAFDIAEELSAFFPEPEPEPEPEPEPEPEPEPEPEPEVREELPQAAVEPAVSIELPKEAAADTERTLATEEVVDQPLAAVEDVAPPAIEVEPEEGEEEVGASARSSLEAESVAATAHEEAEVGLNERTEPPPESPLPSVEEVPAALEEVDEEEATVVDEGEIAKREERSIVPAAPLAEKTQEKPASKSLFSRLRDRLGKTRDAFIYRLDRLFLGKKEIDQDLFEQLEEILITADLGVSTTLELMDEARKKVKRDQLSDPQALKTIIRDEILAYIEASDQPAELVMPDEGPFVIMVVGVNGVGKTTTIGKVAAKFVRSGQSVLLVAGDTFRAAAINQLRIWGERVGVEVIAQKPGADPSSVVFDGLEYGAAHDYDVILIDTAGRLHTSVNLMEELKKIKRVIGKKMPGAPHEVMLVLDATTGQNGISQAKMFHEAVGVSGLALTKLDGTAKGGIVANVCREIGIPVRFIGIGEQIDDLRDFDAREFVDALFAEPDR, via the coding sequence ATGCTGGGCTGGTTTAAGAAAAAATTCGGTAAGAAAGAGGTTGAAGAGGAGGTTCTCGAACACGAGCTCCATGCAGGACCTCGGGTGACGGAGCTTGAACAGGAACTGGCACAGCCGGTTGCTGAATCTGCCCAGGTCGAGAAACATGCTGCCCCTGTACTTGATGGCGCGGAGCCTGCGGACGAAAAGGAGTTCCCCTCTTTTGCCGAAACCGGGAAAGAGGAGGATTCCGCAGGACCAGAGGCTGCGTCGGTTGAGGAGGAATCGGTCTTCTCCATTTCGCCGAAACAGGATATTGCCTTTGACATTGCAGAAGAGTTGAGTGCATTCTTTCCAGAGCCAGAGCCAGAGCCAGAGCCAGAGCCAGAGCCAGAGCCAGAGCCAGAGCCAGAGCCAGAGCCAGAAGTTCGTGAGGAGTTGCCGCAGGCGGCTGTTGAGCCCGCTGTGTCAATAGAGCTTCCGAAGGAAGCGGCTGCGGATACGGAACGGACGCTTGCGACCGAAGAGGTTGTCGATCAGCCGCTTGCTGCTGTGGAGGATGTTGCACCGCCGGCAATAGAGGTTGAACCCGAGGAGGGGGAAGAAGAGGTCGGTGCGTCTGCGAGGTCTTCTTTAGAAGCCGAATCCGTGGCCGCAACGGCTCACGAAGAAGCAGAAGTGGGACTAAACGAGCGCACAGAGCCTCCGCCGGAGTCCCCCTTGCCATCGGTGGAAGAGGTGCCTGCAGCACTGGAGGAGGTCGACGAAGAAGAAGCCACTGTTGTGGATGAAGGAGAAATCGCAAAACGGGAAGAGAGAAGTATCGTTCCCGCTGCACCCCTTGCCGAGAAAACCCAGGAAAAACCAGCGAGCAAATCGCTCTTTTCCCGTCTGCGCGATCGGTTGGGGAAGACCCGCGACGCCTTCATCTACCGCCTTGACCGGCTCTTTCTCGGCAAAAAGGAGATCGATCAAGACCTCTTTGAGCAGCTTGAAGAGATTCTCATCACCGCCGATCTGGGCGTGAGCACCACTTTGGAGCTGATGGACGAGGCCCGTAAAAAGGTCAAGCGTGATCAGCTCAGCGATCCCCAGGCACTGAAAACCATCATCCGTGACGAGATCCTGGCCTATATCGAGGCCTCCGATCAACCCGCCGAGCTGGTCATGCCTGACGAAGGGCCGTTTGTTATCATGGTGGTCGGGGTCAACGGCGTTGGCAAGACCACTACCATCGGCAAGGTTGCGGCCAAGTTTGTCCGTTCCGGCCAGTCGGTCCTGTTGGTTGCCGGCGATACCTTCCGCGCCGCTGCCATCAATCAGCTCCGTATCTGGGGTGAGCGGGTGGGGGTTGAAGTGATTGCCCAGAAACCCGGGGCCGACCCGTCTTCGGTGGTCTTTGACGGCCTGGAATATGGTGCGGCCCACGATTACGATGTCATTCTCATCGATACCGCAGGCCGTCTCCATACCAGCGTCAATCTGATGGAGGAGTTGAAGAAGATCAAGCGGGTCATTGGCAAGAAGATGCCCGGCGCACCGCACGAGGTCATGCTGGTGCTCGATGCCACCACCGGCCAGAACGGCATTTCCCAGGCAAAAATGTTTCACGAGGCGGTCGGTGTGAGCGGGTTGGCGCTGACCAAACTTGACGGCACTGCCAAAGGGGGGATCGTGGCCAATGTTTGCCGCGAGATCGGTATTCCGGTGCGCTTTATCGGTATTGGCGAACAGATCGATGATCTGCGTGATTTTGATGCGCGGGAATTCGTCGACGCGCTTTTCGCCGAGCCGGATCGCTGA
- a CDS encoding CdaR family protein, translating to MPDSAALSRNWLLKLLSLIIGASLWYFVVGEDRVDLIVSMPLEIRNLPTNLVIANQYKRDIEVAISGPKRLIQEMRQQNTSLPIDLGKAEPGAMVIQNKAESILLPQGISVQRVQPATITLLIDRLIQKDFTIKPVTTGKVAEGFTLESLTLKPPKITVTGPETTLAKEQELKTSLISIEGMNRSSTLQVHLELNDSLVKLIGETVIEVNVALKENMVRRKITRVSIKKPQNEAIQFAPSKVTIEADIPELVAKDTPELSLLFRATLALPKDKTATEAAVEVNPITLPGHAPIIIQSVNPQKVHLSK from the coding sequence ATGCCTGATAGTGCCGCCCTCTCCCGAAATTGGCTGCTCAAACTGCTCTCGCTGATCATTGGCGCAAGCCTGTGGTATTTCGTGGTGGGCGAGGATCGGGTCGACCTGATCGTTTCCATGCCGCTTGAAATTCGCAACCTCCCGACCAATCTGGTGATTGCCAATCAGTACAAACGAGACATCGAGGTGGCCATCAGCGGGCCCAAGCGCCTTATCCAGGAGATGCGCCAACAGAACACCTCGCTCCCCATTGATCTGGGCAAGGCCGAGCCCGGCGCCATGGTCATCCAGAACAAGGCGGAATCCATCCTGCTGCCGCAAGGCATCAGCGTACAGCGCGTGCAGCCGGCGACCATTACCCTGCTCATCGACCGGCTCATTCAAAAAGATTTTACGATCAAGCCGGTGACCACCGGTAAGGTCGCCGAGGGGTTCACCCTTGAAAGCCTCACTCTCAAACCACCCAAGATCACGGTGACCGGCCCCGAGACCACTTTGGCCAAAGAGCAGGAGCTCAAGACCTCCCTCATTTCCATTGAGGGTATGAATCGCTCAAGCACATTGCAGGTGCATCTCGAGCTCAATGATTCCCTGGTCAAACTGATCGGCGAGACAGTCATAGAGGTCAATGTCGCCCTCAAGGAAAACATGGTCCGTAGAAAGATCACACGGGTAAGCATTAAGAAACCGCAAAACGAGGCAATACAATTTGCCCCCAGCAAGGTGACCATCGAGGCCGACATCCCGGAACTGGTGGCCAAGGACACCCCGGAGCTCTCGTTGCTCTTCCGTGCCACGCTTGCCCTGCCGAAAGACAAAACGGCCACCGAGGCGGCGGTTGAAGTCAATCCGATCACACTTCCCGGACACGCCCCGATTATCATTCAGAGCGTCAATCCGCAAAAGGTCCATCTCAGCAAATAA
- the cdaA gene encoding diadenylate cyclase CdaA, whose product MPTLLEALNPMRLTDILDILIVSFIIYRIMLLIRGTRAVQMLVGIALIIIIYYLSGKFELQTLHWLLKTFLGSILVVLVILFQTDIRRALTQMGKTPFHAADKVGDREVEEIIRAATYMARRRIGALIVLERDNGLRDYLDSGHRLDARLKAELLVAIFLPSSPMHDGGVIISKGKIHSSGCLLPLSRNPAIDKRYGTRHRAALGLSEETDAIVIVVSEETQEISLVREGQITAFHDEKILSAALTELITTPKRQPLLSRFFSRNKRRERHA is encoded by the coding sequence ATGCCGACCCTACTTGAAGCGCTCAATCCCATGCGGCTGACGGATATCCTCGATATCCTCATCGTCTCCTTCATCATCTACCGCATCATGCTGCTCATCCGCGGCACGCGGGCGGTCCAGATGCTGGTCGGCATTGCGCTCATTATTATCATCTATTACCTTTCCGGCAAGTTTGAACTCCAGACCCTGCACTGGTTATTGAAGACCTTTCTCGGCTCCATTCTGGTGGTGCTCGTCATTCTCTTTCAGACCGATATCCGCCGGGCCCTGACCCAAATGGGCAAGACCCCCTTTCACGCAGCCGACAAGGTCGGGGATCGGGAAGTGGAAGAGATTATCCGCGCCGCCACCTATATGGCCAGACGCCGCATTGGCGCGCTCATCGTCCTGGAGCGGGACAATGGCCTGCGCGACTACCTCGACAGCGGTCACCGACTCGACGCCCGGCTCAAAGCCGAGTTGCTGGTGGCCATCTTCCTCCCCTCCTCGCCCATGCACGATGGCGGTGTCATTATCAGCAAGGGAAAAATCCACTCTTCCGGCTGCCTGCTGCCGCTCTCGCGCAACCCGGCCATCGACAAGCGCTACGGCACCCGCCATCGGGCAGCGCTGGGCCTGAGCGAAGAGACCGATGCCATCGTTATTGTGGTTTCCGAAGAAACCCAGGAGATCTCCCTTGTCCGGGAGGGACAGATCACCGCCTTCCATGACGAGAAGATTCTGAGTGCAGCCTTGACCGAGCTGATCACCACGCCCAAACGTCAACCTCTGCTGTCCCGCTTTTTCAGCAGAAATAAACGCCGCGAACGCCATGCCTGA
- a CDS encoding PEP-CTERM sorting domain-containing protein: MKKHLLKAALVAAAVMAVPAVSSATTYTWATTVESWTVGTNGNVVASRSNTDNALGVADNDFLSLGVGGSAVFSFGVDFYGESSIIEITYGDVTQYLETADVSVSTDGLTWTPAQSIDNQSGTVQVTLPAGIWSYLQIADTSSLNDTFDGFDIDAVGVTAVPEPATMALFGTGILGLAGLARRRK, encoded by the coding sequence ATGAAAAAACATTTGTTAAAAGCAGCACTGGTTGCCGCAGCTGTTATGGCAGTTCCCGCAGTTTCTTCCGCTACAACCTACACCTGGGCCACCACTGTTGAGTCTTGGACCGTAGGCACAAACGGCAATGTAGTCGCCTCGCGTTCCAATACTGACAACGCACTTGGCGTCGCTGATAACGATTTCCTGAGCCTTGGAGTCGGCGGCTCAGCCGTTTTCAGCTTTGGCGTGGATTTTTATGGTGAGTCCTCAATCATCGAGATCACTTATGGTGACGTCACCCAATACCTTGAAACCGCGGATGTCTCCGTTTCCACCGACGGCTTAACCTGGACTCCTGCCCAATCCATCGACAATCAGAGTGGGACAGTGCAGGTCACCCTTCCTGCGGGGATCTGGTCCTACTTGCAAATCGCTGACACCTCTAGTCTCAATGACACCTTCGATGGCTTTGACATCGATGCAGTAGGTGTTACTGCTGTTCCTGAGCCCGCCACCATGGCCCTTTTTGGTACGGGCATCTTGGGTCTGGCAGGGCTTGCTCGTCGCCGGAAATAA
- a CDS encoding pyridoxal phosphate-dependent aminotransferase: MSGVAKKMQAFAEKSSWIRKMFEEGAKMKAEFGADKVFDFSIGNPDVPPPAKFYTVLRQLAQDEQPGIHGYMPNAGYPMVREALAKRLGGEQGVKFDINDILMTCGAAGGLNVIFKALLDPGDEVIILAPFFVEYNFYIDNHGGVPKIVPTDKDFNLDLAAIEAALSEKTKVVLINSPNNPTGQIYSSQSLKQLGQLLDQAGAKFGTTIYLVSDEPYRNIVFDGTEVPPLMNTTTNAILASSYSKELSLPGERIGYLAVHPDMADKGQVIGALTLANRILGFVNAPALMQRAVAQLQDVSADNTIYARRLEVFCKVLDEAGMSYVRPKGAFYLFPQTPIDDVEFCKLLAEQKILAVPGRGFGLPGYIRLAFCVDEKVIAGSVEGFKKAMAAAKK, encoded by the coding sequence ATGAGCGGTGTGGCCAAGAAGATGCAAGCATTTGCAGAGAAATCCTCCTGGATTCGCAAGATGTTTGAGGAGGGGGCGAAAATGAAGGCCGAGTTCGGTGCGGACAAGGTCTTTGATTTCAGTATCGGCAACCCCGATGTGCCGCCGCCGGCCAAGTTCTACACCGTGCTTCGTCAGCTGGCCCAGGATGAGCAGCCGGGGATCCACGGCTATATGCCCAATGCCGGGTATCCCATGGTGCGCGAGGCCCTGGCCAAGCGGCTGGGTGGCGAACAGGGGGTGAAGTTTGACATCAACGATATCCTCATGACCTGCGGTGCGGCCGGCGGTCTGAACGTCATTTTCAAGGCCCTGCTTGACCCCGGTGATGAAGTCATCATTCTCGCACCGTTTTTTGTCGAATATAACTTCTACATCGATAACCATGGCGGTGTGCCCAAGATCGTACCCACGGACAAAGATTTCAATCTCGACCTCGCAGCCATCGAGGCGGCGCTTTCCGAGAAGACCAAGGTGGTGCTGATCAACAGCCCCAACAATCCCACCGGTCAGATTTACTCAAGCCAGTCGCTCAAGCAGCTTGGGCAGCTGTTGGACCAGGCCGGTGCCAAATTCGGCACCACCATCTATCTGGTCAGCGACGAGCCGTATCGCAACATCGTTTTCGACGGCACCGAGGTTCCGCCGCTGATGAACACCACCACCAACGCCATATTGGCCTCGTCCTACTCCAAGGAGTTGTCGCTGCCGGGTGAGCGCATCGGCTATCTGGCGGTTCATCCCGATATGGCGGACAAGGGGCAGGTGATTGGCGCCCTGACCCTGGCCAACCGCATTCTCGGCTTTGTCAATGCCCCGGCTCTGATGCAGCGGGCAGTGGCACAGCTGCAGGATGTCTCTGCCGATAATACCATCTATGCCCGCCGTCTGGAGGTGTTCTGCAAGGTGCTTGACGAGGCCGGCATGAGCTATGTTCGTCCCAAAGGAGCCTTCTATCTCTTCCCTCAGACACCGATCGACGATGTCGAGTTCTGCAAGCTCCTGGCCGAGCAGAAAATCCTCGCCGTTCCCGGACGCGGCTTCGGCCTGCCCGGCTACATCCGTCTTGCCTTCTGTGTCGATGAGAAGGTGATCGCCGGCTCGGTCGAGGGGTTTAAAAAGGCCATGGCCGCTGCCAAGAAATAA
- a CDS encoding PilZ domain-containing protein, with translation MHKKNTQNLSIDPDKPCPQQQRCACPYWAATSKACLLVKDGLFLPVQAHISAYCSSQYYPSCHHYQLLSPLQEELPSTEQSSSNRRRSIRVPRYQIFRFAEINTSGKLPENRLEETWTIDISKHGARFATYRYLKPNTLIRFTLEGENELNITQGQGRIVWTEPIEKTSLFHAGISFSEPPQA, from the coding sequence ATGCATAAGAAAAATACCCAAAACTTATCCATAGATCCGGATAAACCTTGTCCACAACAGCAAAGATGCGCCTGTCCCTATTGGGCCGCAACAAGTAAGGCATGCCTCCTGGTCAAGGATGGTCTTTTCTTGCCCGTTCAGGCACATATCTCAGCCTATTGCAGTTCCCAGTACTACCCCTCCTGCCATCATTATCAACTCCTCTCCCCCCTGCAAGAGGAGCTGCCCTCAACGGAACAATCGTCCAGCAACCGCCGCCGCTCAATTCGTGTCCCCCGATATCAGATTTTCCGCTTTGCTGAAATCAATACCAGTGGGAAGTTACCGGAAAATCGACTGGAAGAAACCTGGACCATCGATATCAGCAAACACGGCGCCCGTTTTGCAACTTACCGCTATTTAAAGCCAAACACCCTTATCCGCTTTACCCTTGAAGGCGAGAATGAGTTAAACATCACGCAGGGACAAGGACGAATAGTCTGGACAGAACCTATTGAAAAAACGTCTCTTTTCCACGCAGGCATCTCCTTTTCCGAACCTCCCCAAGCCTAA
- a CDS encoding PGPGW domain-containing protein, with the protein MPNIDMLELLGLFSLLTFVGSLIAVPWMIGRLPADYFLTHWQEVDQRRHRHFVVAIVLHVVRNFLGLLLLLAGIAMLVLPGQGLLTILVGLSVMDFPAKRKVLATVVAKGAVQRGLNWIRRKQGKMEFFYLES; encoded by the coding sequence ATGCCGAATATAGATATGCTGGAACTCCTTGGGCTTTTCTCCTTGCTCACCTTTGTCGGCAGCCTGATCGCTGTGCCCTGGATGATCGGCCGTTTGCCAGCGGATTATTTCCTCACCCATTGGCAGGAGGTTGATCAGCGGAGGCACCGTCATTTCGTTGTCGCGATTGTACTTCATGTAGTACGCAATTTTTTGGGGTTGTTGCTTCTGCTCGCCGGTATTGCCATGCTTGTCTTACCTGGGCAAGGACTTCTGACCATACTTGTTGGACTCTCGGTCATGGATTTTCCTGCAAAGCGCAAGGTGCTGGCGACTGTTGTGGCAAAGGGGGCAGTTCAAAGGGGGCTCAATTGGATCAGGAGAAAGCAGGGAAAGATGGAATTTTTCTATTTGGAGAGCTGA
- the glmM gene encoding phosphoglucosamine mutase, with product MKKLFGTDGVRGVANIYPMTTEIAMQIGRAIAFIVKNQVKGNTIVIGKDTRLSGYMLENALAAGICSMGVNVQLVGPLPTPGIAFITTSMRADAGVVISASHNPFQDNGIKIFSADGFKLPDEQEADIEDLIFSQKMAALRPVADEIGKASRIEDASGRYIVYLKNTFPKNYVLDDFHIVLDCAHGATYKVAPYVFSELGAKVTLIGADPDGKNINHDCGALHPEIMAEKVKQLGANIGLALDGDGDRLIVCDEHGNIVDGDHIMAICASELMHRRKLKKKTLVATVMSNMGLEQAMQAMGGEMIRTQVGDRYVVEAMRAKGYNFGGEQSGHLVFLDHNTTGDGILAGLQLLAIMIKKNKPLSELATIMTTFPQVLKNVRMATKIAPEHITGFNEALGKAESALGSRGRVLVRPSGTEPVIRVMTEGEDEQEITTIANELCEVIRKADRG from the coding sequence ATGAAAAAACTTTTTGGAACCGACGGCGTCCGCGGTGTTGCCAATATCTATCCCATGACCACCGAGATCGCGATGCAGATCGGCCGGGCGATCGCCTTTATCGTCAAGAACCAGGTCAAGGGCAACACCATTGTCATTGGCAAGGATACCCGCCTTTCTGGGTACATGCTGGAAAATGCCCTGGCCGCAGGCATCTGCTCCATGGGGGTCAATGTCCAGCTGGTCGGGCCGCTGCCCACCCCTGGCATCGCCTTTATCACCACTTCGATGCGCGCCGACGCCGGGGTGGTGATCTCCGCCTCGCACAACCCCTTTCAGGACAATGGCATCAAGATCTTTTCCGCCGACGGGTTTAAGCTTCCCGATGAACAGGAGGCGGATATTGAAGACCTGATCTTCTCGCAGAAGATGGCCGCGCTGCGCCCGGTGGCCGACGAGATCGGCAAGGCCTCGCGGATCGAAGACGCATCGGGCCGTTACATCGTCTACCTCAAGAACACCTTCCCCAAAAATTACGTGCTCGACGATTTCCATATAGTGCTCGACTGCGCCCATGGCGCCACCTACAAGGTCGCGCCCTACGTCTTCTCCGAGCTGGGCGCCAAGGTCACCCTGATCGGCGCCGATCCTGACGGCAAGAACATCAACCACGATTGCGGCGCCCTCCATCCGGAAATCATGGCCGAGAAGGTCAAGCAGCTGGGCGCCAATATCGGCCTGGCCCTGGATGGCGACGGCGACCGGCTGATCGTCTGCGACGAGCACGGCAACATCGTCGACGGCGACCACATCATGGCCATCTGCGCCAGTGAGCTGATGCACCGCCGCAAACTCAAGAAAAAGACCCTGGTCGCCACGGTCATGTCCAACATGGGGCTAGAGCAGGCCATGCAGGCCATGGGGGGGGAGATGATCCGTACCCAGGTGGGTGATCGCTACGTGGTCGAGGCCATGCGCGCCAAGGGCTACAACTTCGGCGGGGAGCAATCCGGGCATCTGGTGTTTTTGGATCACAACACCACGGGCGACGGCATCCTCGCCGGCCTGCAGCTGCTGGCGATCATGATCAAAAAGAACAAGCCGCTTTCCGAACTGGCCACCATCATGACCACCTTTCCCCAGGTGCTGAAAAATGTGCGTATGGCCACCAAGATTGCCCCGGAGCATATCACCGGGTTCAACGAAGCCCTGGGCAAGGCGGAGTCCGCCCTGGGGAGTCGTGGCCGCGTTCTGGTACGCCCATCAGGCACCGAACCGGTGATCCGGGTCATGACCGAGGGCGAGGACGAGCAGGAAATCACCACCATCGCCAATGAGCTCTGCGAGGTGATCCGCAAGGCCGATCGCGGCTGA